A stretch of Tripterygium wilfordii isolate XIE 37 chromosome 11, ASM1340144v1, whole genome shotgun sequence DNA encodes these proteins:
- the LOC120009512 gene encoding putative disease resistance protein At3g14460: MEVVAAVGGGLISASVDSLFEKLASGELLKFAQEEQMLADLKNWETMLIKINALLDDAEEKQMTDRGLKIWLDELRDLAYDIEDVLDEFSTEALKLKVMGDSQKSTIKLPTCFTGFSPASFAFKKRMASKTNDITSRLQRITVQEQTLNLTKIAGERSNKLKERPPTSSLIQESHTYGRKDDKEAIVRKLLTDEVGDNPVRVIPILGMGGIGKTTLAQLVYNDPRVKAYFDIRIWVCVSEHFDVVALTRTILQAVIGKIPDLNDLNNFDVLQEKLKEKLSRKKFLLILDDVWEEDYSKWDLLQRPFHAGPHGSKIVITTRNECVASITSADASAYHVKVLPDTECLSVLALHALGTPSFDARLDLKDIGEKIVRRCKGLPLAAKVLGGLLRNKSSREEWECILRNEMWNLLETSSSIFLALKLSYHYLPCYLKRCFVYCAIFPKDYEFDREELVSLWMAEGFLQHPKGKKLTEDVGIKYFDDLLSRSFFQSSSRVLSRFVMHDLISDLAQSIAGEICYTYENKSEDSILSSKYEKVRHASLDLSEKYDSQQYDVFDKMNSLRTIVGLPIPGRDQEIFRQYGCQYDYTKVLCKILPKAKSARVLSLTSSGIFVIPDSIGDLKYIRHLNLSHTYIQRLPDSVSSLFHLQALILHNCFNLVELPRKIGNLVNLQHLDIYHTPKLREMPSEIGKLINLQKLSNFIVRKGDGNTITYMKNLLELRGSLSICGLHNVTDIQSARSANMKKKQNLEELVLEWTDNFSDPQVKAIYDEQNDDKNEMLVLQSLQPHRNLKRLTISFYGGSEFPYWVGDPMSSKLLCLNLRHCRKIRILPPLGQLCFLKELSIDGLDGLETIGPEFFGSDLHSVEPFRSLETLEIKNMSEWREWSHFFGVQQADVRFPNLQRLVLQNCPKLIGNLPSRLPCGLTHICVEDCDALESFPIVDSSTGRQCLLKELEIRNCYSLKYFDRNFNFPSSLTRLTIVNCRNLVFLPDGLMLDVGVNDSKSHSHLEYLEISGCPLIPSFPTGKFPAALNELRIGGMMRLGSITGEMFHENNVLERVEIWNNDTLRALPSINSMRSLGHLSINNCPALESFPKMGLAIPTLRYLAIQNCPNLLSLPKPELSHLPSLRTFIMSNCRGVVSLTEEGGLPPNLTTLQVRDCENLRQPMAEWGLRMLSSLEILQVDGICDAVANVVSFLDDGGCLLPASLYTLWMGDFMNLESISMGLQMLTSLTHLVIQDCPKLQSFPKEAIPPSLLRINMCGCPLLKGDYMKLKNGEDRPTVEFTGRILKNRRNKNAYSSISPTATPSRSHVVSHLWLFKHTDGVFLLFRQNQIELTQISVSSQLFNLLFSSVTMEVVAAVGGGLISASVDSLFEKLASGELLKFAREEQMLADLKNWEIMLIKINALLDDAEEKQMMDRGLKIWLDELRDLAYDIEDVLDEFSTEALKLKVMGDSQTSTIKLPTCFTGFSPASFAFKKRMASKTNDITSRLQRITVQEQTLNLTKIARERSNKLKERPPTSSLIQESHTYGRKDDKEAFVRKLLTDEVGDNPVRVIPILGMGGIGKTTLAQLVYNDPRVKASFEIRIWVCISEHFDVVALTRTILQAVIGKIPDLNDLNNFDVLKEKLKEKLSRKKFLLVLDDVWEEDYSKWDLLQRPFHAGPHGSKIVITTRNECVASITSTDASAYHVKVLPDTECLSVLALHALGTPSFDARLDLKDIGEKIVRRCKGLPLAAKVLGGLLRNKSSREEWECILRNEMWNLLETSSSILLALKLSYHYLPCYLKRCFVYCAIFPKDYEFDTEELVSLWMAEGFLQHPKGKKLAEEVGIKYFNDLLSRSFFQSSISTQSRFVMHDLISDLAQSIAGGICYNNKSEDIMLSSRYEKVRHASLDLFEKYDSQECDVFDEMNSLRTIVGLPILGRDQEIFQQCGYVQYGYKKALCKILPKAKFVRVLSLTSPTIFVIPDSIGDLKYVRHLNFSHTSIQRLPESVSSLFNLQALILHNCFNLTELPRKIGNLVNLQHLDIYHTPKLREMPSEIGKLANLQKLSNFIVRKGGGNTITYMKNLLELRGSLSICGLRNVTDIESAKSANMIKKQNLEELVLQWTDHLFYSQVKADYVEQNDDKNEILVLQSLQPHPNLKRLTISFYGGSEFPYWMGNPMSSKLFCLNLRHCRKIRILPPLGQLCFLKELSIDGLDELETIGPEFFGRDLHSVEPFRSLETLEIKNLPEWREWSPFIGVERAEVRFSNLQRLVLQNCPKLIGNLPSRLPCGMTYICVEDCDALESFPIVDSSTSKECLLEELEIRNCYSLERFDRNFNFPSSLTRLTIVNCRNLVFLPDGLMLDAGENDSKSHSRLEYLEISGCPLIPSFPTGKFPAALNELRIGGLMQLGSITGEMFHENNVLERVEIWNNDTLRVLPSINSMQSLRHLSIDNCPALESFPKTGLAVPALIYLAVQNCPNLLSLPKPELSHLPSLRTFIMSNCRGVVSLTEEGGLPPNLTTLQIRDCENLRQPMAEWGLHMLSSLEILQVDGICDAVANVVSFLDDGGCLLPTSLIALWMGDFMNMESISLGLQMLTSLKYLIIQDCPKLQSFPKEAVPPSLLRISMCGCPLLKRDHLKLKNEEDRPTVEFFW; the protein is encoded by the exons ATGGAGGTAGTTGCTGCTGTTGGAGGAGGTCTCATATCTGCTTCAGTTGACTCGCTGTTTGAAAAGTTGGCATCTGGTGAATTGCTCAAGTTTGCTCAGGAGGAGCAAATGCTTGCTGACCTCAAGAACTGGGAGACGATGCTGATAAAAATCAATGCTTTGCTCGATGATGCTGAAGAGAAGCAAATGACGGACCGGGGACTGAAAATTTGGCTTGATGAGCTTCGAGACTTGGCCTATGACATAGAAGATGTGTTGGATGAGTTTTCCACAGAAGCTTTGAAGCTCAAGGTGATGGGAGATTCTCAAAAAAGCACAATCAAGCTCCCAACTTGTTTCACTGGCTTTAGTCCTGCTTCTTTTGCATTTAAGAAGAGGATGGCATCCAAGACAAATGATATTACTTCAAGATTACAGCGTATTACAGTGCAAGAGCAGACTCTCAATTTGACAAAGATTGCAGGAGAGAGATCTAACAAGTTGAAAGAAAGACCACCAACAAGTTCTTTGATACAAGAATCACATACTTATGGTAGGAAGGATGATAAGGAAGCAATTGTTCGAAAGTTGTTGACTGATGAAGTTGGGGACAATCCGGTTCGTGTGATCCCTATATTGGGGATGGGAGGAATTGGAAAGACCACTTTGGCTCAGTTAGTCTACAATGATCCCAGAGTGAAGGCGTACTTTGATATCAGAATATGGGTATGCGTTTCAGAACATTTTGATGTTGTCGCTTTAACGAGAACAATTTTGCAAGCAGTGATTGGGAAGATTCCCGATTTAAATGATTTGAACAATTTTGATGTGCTCCAAGAGAAACTGAAAGAAAAGTTGTCTCGCAAGAAATTTCTTCTCATTCTGGATGATGTTTGGGAAGAGGATTATAGTAAATGGGATTTACTACAGAGACCCTTTCATGCTGGGCCACATGGGAGTAAAATAGTTATCACAACCCGTAATGAATGTGTTGCATCTATCACTAGTGCTGATGCTTCAGCATACCATGTCAAAGTGCTGCCGGATACTGAGTGCTTGTCAGTACTTGCTCTCCATGCACTAGGGACTCCAAGTTTTGATGCGCGCTTAGATCTGAAGGATATTGGCGAAAAGATTGTTAGAAGGTGTAAGGGACTTCCATTGGCTGCGAAAGTACTTGGAGGTCTCTTGCGCAATAAATCAAGTCGTGAAGAGTGGGAATGCATACTAAGAAACGAAATGTGGAACTTACTGGAAACAAGCAGTAGCATTTTCTTGGCTCTAAAATTGAGCTATCATTATCTTCCTTGTTACTTGAAGCGTTGTTTTGTTTACTGTGCAATTTTTCCGAAGGATTATGAATTTGATAGAGAGGAGTTGGTTTCACTATGGATGGCAGAAGGATTTCTACAACACCCCAAAGGAAAGAAGCTTACGGAAGATGTAGGGATTAAATATTTTGATGATTTGCTATCAAGGTCATTTTTCCAGTCTTCAAGCCGTGTGCTTTCACGATTTGTGATGCATGATCTCATTAGTGATCTTGCTCAATCCATCGCTGGAGAAATTTGTTATACTTATGAGAATAAGTCAGAGGACAGCATCTTAAGCTCGAAATATGAAAAGGTCCGTCATGCATCACTTGATCTTTCTGAGAAATATGACTCACAACAGTATGACGTCTTTGATAAAATGAATAGCTTGAGAACGATTGTCGGTTTACCAATTCCTGGAAGAGATCAAGAGATTTTTCGGCAGTATGGTTGTCAATATGATTACACGAAGGTGCTGTGCAAGATATTGCCAAAAGCAAAATCCGCAAGGGTGTTATCTCTTACTAGTTCAGGAATTTTTGTGATACCGGACTCAATTGGAGATTTGAAGTATATAAGGCATCTCAACTTGTCTCACACTTATATTCAACGACTCCCAGACTCTGTGAGTTCTCTTTTCCATTTGCAAGCTTTAATATTACATAATTGTTTCAATCTCGTCGAGTTGCCCAGAAAAATTGGGAATCTTGTAAACTTGCAGCATCTTGATATTTATCATACGCCCAAGTTAAGAGAGATGCCATCAGAAATTGGCAAGTTGATCAATCTTCAAAAGTTGTCGAACTTTATTGTGAGAAAAGGTGATGGAAATACAATCACATACATGAAGAACTTGTTGGAGCTTCGTGGTAGTCTATCCATTTGTGGGCTACATAATGTGACTGATATTCAATCTGCAAGGTCAGCAAACATGAAAAAGAAGCAAAACCTTGAAGAGTTGGTCTTAGAATGGACAGATAATTTTTCTGACCCGCAAGTTAAAGCAATTTATGATGAACAGAATGATGACAAGAATGAAATGTTGGTACTTCAATCGCTTCAACCTCATCGAAACTTGAAGAGGCTTACAATTTCATTCTATGGTGGTTCTGAATTCCCGTATTGGGTGGGTGATCCTATGTCTTCTAAATTGCTATGCTTAAATCTTAGGCATTGTAGAAAAATCAGAATATTACCACCACTAGGACAACTTTGCTTCCTAAAAGAACTCAGTATAGATGGCTTGGATGGATTGGAAACCATAGGCCCTGAATTCTTTGGGAGTGACTTACACTCTGTTGAGCCATTTCGATCTCTAGAGACTTTGGAAATCAAGAATATGTCGGAGTGGAGGGAATGGTCTCATTTCTTCGGTGTTCAACAGGCAGATGTAAGATTTCCTAATCTTCAGAGGTTGGTGTTACAGAATTGTCCTAAACTGATAGGCAATCTGCCAAGTAGGTTGCCATGTGGTCTGACACACATTTGTGTAGAAGATTGTGATGCCCTTGAGTCCTTTCCTATAGTAGACAGTAGTACTGGCAGGCAATGCCTTCTGAAAGAACTGGAGATTCGGAATTGCTATTCTCTCAAGTACTTTGACAGAAACTTCAATTTCCCTTCCTCATTAACAAGGCTGACAATTGTTAATTGTAGAAATCTAGTGTTTCTACCTGATGGACTGATGCTAGATGTTGGTGTAAATGACAGCAAAAGTCATTCTCATCTTGAGTATTTGGAGATTAGCGGATGTCCACTGATTCCCTCCTTTCCAACTGGCAAATTTCCTGCTGCTCTGAATGAACTCCGAATTGGGGGAATGATGCGTTTGGGATCAATTACGGGGGAGATGTTCCACGAGAACAATGTACTTGAAAGAGTTGAAATCTGGAATAATGATACTTTGAGAGCCCTGCCCTCCATTAACAGTATGCGGAGTCTCGGGCATCTGTCCATCAATAATTGTCCTGCTTTGGAGTCCTTCCCAAAAATGGGCTTGGCCATCCCCACTCTTAGATACCTTGCAATACAGAATTGTCCAAATTTGTTGTCACTGCCCAAACCTGAGCTAAGCCACCTCCCTTCGCTTCGAACCTTTATCATGTCCAATTGTCGTGGAGTGGTGTCATTAACAGAAGAAGGTGGTTTGCCCCCAAACTTAACTACACTCCAGGTTAGGGACTGTGAGAATTTGAGGCAGCCAATGGCAGAGTGGGGATTGCGCATGCTATCCTCTCTTGAAATACTTCAAGTTGATGGGATATGTGATGCCGTTGCCAATGTGGTGTCTTTTCTAGATGATGGCGGTTGTTTGCTCCCCGCCTCTCTATATACCCTGTGGATGGGGGATTTCATGAATTTGGAATCAATTTCCATGGGGCTccaaatgctcacctctcttaCGCATTTAGTCATCCAAGACTGCCCCAAACTCCAGTCATTCCCAAAAGAAGCAATTCCTCCCAGTCTTTTACGAATCAATATGTGTGGTTGTCCACTCCTAAAAGGAGACTACATGAAGCTGAAGAATGGAGAAGATAGGCCCACCGTTGAATT CACTGGTCGCATTTTGAAAAACAGGAGAAACAAAAATGCCTATTCTTCAATTTCACCAACTGCAACTCCGTCAAGATCGCACGTAGTGAGCCATTTGTG GTTATTTAAACACACTGATGGGGTGTTTTTACTTTTTCGCCAG aatcaaattgaattgaCACAAATTTCTGTGAGTTCTCAGTTATTCAACCTTCTGTTTTCTTCCGTCACGATGGAGGTAGTTGCTGCTGTTGGAGGAGGTCTCATATCTGCTTCAGTTGACTCGCTGTTTGAAAAGTTGGCATCTGGTGAATTGCTCAAGTTTGCTCGGGAGGAGCAAATGCTTGCAGACCTCAAGAACTGGGAGATCATGCTGATCAAAATCAATGCTTTGCTCGATGATGCCGAAGAGAAGCAAATGATGGACCGGGGACTGAAAATATGGCTTGATGAGCTTCGAGACTTGGCCTATGACATAGAGGATGTGTTGGATGAGTTTTCCACAGAAGCTTTGAAGCTCAAGGTGATGGGAGATTCTCAAACAAGCACAATTAAGCTCCCAACTTGTTTCACTGGCTTTAGTCCTGCTTCTTTTGCATTTAAGAAGAGGATGGCATCCAAGACAAATGATATTACTTCAAGATTACAGCGTATTACAGTGCAAGAGCAAACTCTCAATTTGACAAAGATTGCACGAGAGAGATCTAACAAGTTGAAGGAAAGACCACCAACAAGTTCTTTGATACAAGAATCACATACTTATGGTAGGAAGGATGATAAGGAAGCATTTGTTCGAAAGTTGTTGACTGATGAAGTTGGGGACAATCCAGTTCGTGTGATCCCTATATTGGGGATGGGAGGAATTGGAAAGACCACTTTGGCTCAGCTAGTCTACAATGACCCCAGAGTGAAGGCGTCCTTTGAGATCAGAATATGGgtatgcatttcagaacattttGATGTTGTTGCTTTAACGAGAACAATTTTGCAAGCAGTAATTGGGAAGATTCCTGATTTAAATGATTTGAACAATTTTGATGTACTCAAAGAGAAACTGAAAGAAAAGTTGTCTCGCAAGAAATTTCTTCTCGTTCTAGATGATGTTTGGGAAGAGGATTATAGTAAATGGGATTTACTACAGAGACCCTTTCATGCTGGGCCACATGGGAGTAAAATAGTTATCACAACCCGTAATGAATGTGTTGCATCTATCACTAGTACTGATGCTTCAGCATACCATGTCAAAGTGCTGCCGGATACTGAGTGCTTGTCAGTACTTGCTCTCCATGCACTAGGGACTCCAAGTTTTGATGCGCGCTTAGATCTGAAGGATATTGGCGAAAAGATTGTTAGAAGGTGTAAGGGACTTCCATTGGCTGCGAAAGTACTTGGAGGTCTCTTGCGCAATAAATCAAGTCGTGAAGAGTGGGAATGCATACTAAGAAACGAAATGTGGAACTTACTGGAAACAAGCAGTAGCATTCTCTTGGCTCTAAAATTGAGCTATCATTATCTTCCTTGTTACTTGAAGCGTTGTTTTGTTTACTGTGCAATTTTTCCGAAGGATTATGAATTTGATACAGAGGAGTTGGTTTCACTATGGATGGCTGAAGGATTTCTACAACATCCCAAAGGAAAGAAGCTAGCAGAAGAGGTAGggattaaatattttaatgattTGCTATCAAGGTCATTTTTCCAGTCTTCAATCAGTACGCAGTCACGATTTGTGATGCATGATCTCATTAGCGATCTTGCTCAATCCATCGCCGGTGGAATATGTTATAATAATAAGTCAGAGGACATCATGTTAAGCTCGAGATATGAAAAGGTCCGTCATGCATCACTTGATCTTTTTGAGAAATATGACTCACAAGAGTGTGACGTCTTTGATGAAATGAATAGCTTGAGAACAATTGTTGGTTTACCAATTCTTGGAAGAGATCAGGAGATTTTTCAGCAGTGTGGTTATGTTCAATATGGATACAAGAAGGCGCTGTGCAAGATATTGCCAAAAGCAAAATTCGTGAGGGTGCTATCTCTTACTAGTCCAACTATTTTTGTGATACCAGACTCAATCGGAGATTTGAAGTATGTAAGGCATCTCAACTTCTCTCACACCTCTATTCAACGACTCCCTGAGTCTGTGAGTTCTCTTTTCAATTTGCAAGCGTTGATATTACACAATTGTTTTAATCTCACCGAGTTGCCCAGAAAAATTGGGAATCTAGTAAACTTGCAGCATCTTGATATTTATCATACACCCAAGTTAAGAGAGATGCCATCAGAAATTGGCAAGTTGGCCAATCTTCAGAAGTTGTCGAACTTTATTGTGAGAAAAGGTGGTGGAAATACAATCACATACATGAAGAACTTGTTGGAGCTTCGTGGTAGTCTATCCATTTGTGGGCTACGTAATGTGACTGATATTGAATCTGCAAAGTCAGCAAACATGATAAAGAAGCAAAACCTTGAAGAGTTGGTCTTACAATGGACAGATCATTTGTTTTACTCGCAAGTTAAAGCAGATTATGTTGAACAGAATGATGACAAGAATGAAATTTTGGTACTTCAATCTCTTCAACCTCATCCAAACTTGAAGAGGCTTACCATTTCATTCTATGGTGGTTCTGAATTCCCGTATTGGATGGGTAATCCTATGTCCTCTAAATTGTTCTGCTTAAATCTAAGGCATTGTAGAAAAATCAGAATATTACCACCATTGGGACAACTTTGCTTCCTAAAAGAACTCAGTATAGATGGCTTGGATGAATTGGAAACCATAGGCCCTGAATTCTTTGGGAGGGACTTACACTCTGTTGAGCCATTTCGATCTTTAGAGACTTTGGAAATCAAGAATTTGCCGGAATGGAGGGAATGGTCTCCTTTTATCGGTGTTGAGCGGGCAGAGGTAAGATTTTCTAATCTTCAGAGGTTGGTGTTACAGAATTGTCCTAAACTGATAGGTAATCTGCCAAGTAGGTTGCCATGTGGTATGACGTACATTTGTGTAGAAGATTGTGATGCTCTTGAGTCATTTCCTATAGTAGACAGTAGTACTAGCAAGGAATGCCTTCTGGAAGAACTTGAGATTCGAAATTGCTATTCTCTCGAGCGCTTTGACAGAAACTTCAATTTCCCTTCCTCATTAACAAGGCTGACAATTGTTAATTGTAGAAATCTAGTGTTTCTACCTGATGGCCTGATGCTAGATGCTGGTGAAAATGACAGCAAAAGTCATTCGCGTCTTGAGTATTTGGAGATTAGTGGATGTCCACTGATTCCCTCCTTTCCAACTGGCAAATTTCCTGCTGCTCTCAATGAACTCCGAATTGGGGGACTGATGCAATTGGGATCAATTACAGGGGAGATGTTCCACGAGAACAATGTACTTGAAAGAGTTGAAATCTGGAATAATGATACTTTGAGAGTCCTGCCCTCCATTAACAGTATGCAGAGTCTCAGGCATCTGTCGATCGATAATTGTCCTGCATTGGAGTCCTTCCCAAAAACGGGCTTGGCCGTCCCCGCTCTTATATACCTTGCAGTACAGAATTGTCCAAATTTGTTGTCACTGCCCAAACCTGAGCTTAGCCACCTCCCTTCGCTTCGAACCTTTATCATGTCCAATTGTCGTGGAGTGGTGTCCTTAACAGAAGAAGGTGGTTTGCCCCCAAACTTAACTACACTCCAGATTAGGGACTGTGAGAATTTGAGGCAGCCAATGGCAGAGTGGGGATTGCACATGCTATCCTCTCTTGAAATACTTCAAGTTGATGGGATATGTGATGCTGTTGCCAATGTGGTGTCATTTCTAGATGATGGCGGTTGTTTGCTCCCCACCTCTCTAATTGCTCTGTGGATGGGGGATTTCATGAATATGGAATCAATTTCCTTGGGGCTccaaatgctcacctctcttaAGTATTTAATCATCCAAGACTGCCCCAAACTCCAGTCATTCCCAAAAGAAGCAGTTCCTCCCAGTCTTTTACGAATCAGTATGTGTGGCTGTCCACTCCTAAAACGAGACCACTTGAAGCTGAAGAATGAAGAAGATAGGCCCACCGTTGAATTTTTCTGGTAA
- the LOC120009248 gene encoding O-fucosyltransferase 7, translated as MLQRRRKGAGVLLRKLLIWAMCTIALVGVLSVHVFPSARVPKFSDPSFRLPKASITQYQTINSEQSWTTEDVPPHLSHPDKFKGAPGISKFDKLWKSPANRNIFPCLEPSSNYYAPVESRGYLLVHANGGLNQMRAGICDMVAIARIINATLVVPELDKESFWRDSSNFSDVFDVDHFINALDNDVKIVKKLPTELVTAPRANVEFKSWSGMNYYEGDIAKLWEEYQVIRAAKSDSRLANNNLPPDIQKLRCRACYEALRFAPHIEAMGKLLVDRMRSYGPYISLHLRNEKDMLAFSGCTYGLSPEEAEELRIIREKTGHWRDKDIDSNQQRSKGHCPLIPKEVGIFLKALGYPSSTPIYIASGEIYGGDSRMADLRSRYPLLMSKEKLTSVEELEPFINHATQMAALDYIVSVKSDVFIPTYDGNMARLVEGHRRYEGHRKTISPDRKVLAHLFDKVELGTLKEGKSLSDKVISIHKTRQGSPHKRKGPVSGTKGMDRFRSEEAFYVNPYPDCLCQRKSPILNTSIAIQTLQ; from the exons ATGTTGCAGAGGCGCAGAAAGGGAGCAGGGGTGCTGCTGCGGAAGCTGCTTATTTGGGCCATGTGCACAATAGCTCTGGTGGGCGTCCTGTCCGTACATGTATTTCCTTCAGCGAGAGTCCCCAAGTTCTCTGATCCTTCTTTCAGGCTCCCTAAAGCCAGTATCACACAA TACCAGACGATAAACAGTGAGCAAAGCTGGACAACAGAGGATGTTCCACCCCATTTGAGTCATCCTGACAAG TTCAAAGGTGCACCTGGGATTTCAAAATTTGACAAGTTGTGGAAGTCTCCGGCAAATCGCAATATTTTTCCTTGCTTAGAGCCTAGTTCTAATTACTATG CTCCAGTGGAGTCAAGAGGTTACCTATTAGTTCATGCAAATGGGGGGCTCAACCAAATGCGTGCTGGG ATATGTGACATGGTTGCTATAGCTCGCATCATAAATGCTACTCTTGTAGTTCCAGAGCTTGATAAAGAGTCATTTTGGAGAGACTCTAG CAACTTCTCAGATGTTTTTGACGTGGATCATTTTATTAATGCTCTGGATAATGATGTCAAAATTGTCAAAAAGCTTCCCACAGAACTGGTTACTGCTCCCAGGGCAAATGTGGAATTTAAAAGCTGGTCTGGAATGAATTATTATGAGGGTGACATAGCTAAGCTGTGGGAAGAGTATCAG GTTATTCGAGCTGCAAAGTCTGATTCTCGCCTTGCAAATAATAATCTACCTCCAGACATTCAGAAGTTACGCTGCCGAGCTTGTTACGAAGCCCTTCGTTTTGCCCCACACATCGAAGCGATGGGAAAG TTGTTGGTGGATCGGATGAGGTCTTATGGACCTTACATTTCACTGCATTTACGAAATGAGAAGGATATGCTTGCCTTTAGTGGATGCACTTATGGCTTGTCTCCTGAAGAAGCAGAAGAGTTGAGAATTATCAG AGAAAAGACGGGTCATTGGAGAGACAAGGACATTGATTCTAATCAGCAAAGATCTAAAGGCCATTGCCCTCTCATTCCGAAGGAGGTTGGGATATTTCTAAAAGCTCTTGGCTACCCATCAAGCACCCCTATATACATTGCTTCTGGAGAGATATATGGGGGAGATTCTAGAATGGCAGATCTGCGATCCCGCTATCCTCTGTTAATGAGCAAG GAAAAATTGACATCTGTCGAGGAGCTAGAACCATTTATCAACCATGCAACTCAAATGGCTGCACTTGACTATATTGTGTCAGTTAAGAGCGATGTATTCATTCCAACTTATGATGGGAACATGGCAAGGTTAGTTGAAGGCCATCGTCGGTATGAGGGGCATAGGAAGACCATTTCTCCGGACAG GAAAGTACTTGCTCATCTGTTTGATAAAGTTGAGTTGGGGACTTTGAAGGAAGGCAAATCTTTGTCAGACAAGGTCATTTCCATCCACAAAACAAG GCAAGGGTCCCCACACAAGAGAAAAGGACCCGTTTCAGGCACAAAAGGCATGGATAGATTTCGTTCGGAAGAGGCCTTTTATGTAAACCCTTATCCAGACTGTTTATGTCAGAGAAAATCACCAATTTTGAATACCTCCATTGCCATTCAAACGCTGCAGTGA
- the LOC120009115 gene encoding thylakoid lumenal 29 kDa protein, chloroplastic, with translation MGMSFLSTVPSIVPVVPVPYVTAPRFTTYSSGIRCHKTETHVSGEDGFGRRDVLRSFGATIGMGLIVSSGSFVDMASAADLIQLRQRSEFLSSVKQTIYKAIKGNPDVIPSILTLALNDAMTYDKATKSGGPNGSIRFRSEISRPENKSLAAAMSLLEEAKKEIDSYSKGGPISYADLIQYAAQSAIKATFLASAIRKCGGNEEKGNLLYSAYGSNGQWGLFDKQFGRADTQQPDPEGRIPQWEKASVQEMKDKFSAVGFGPRQLAVMSAFLGPDQIATETLLATDPDVTRWVEKYQRSRETVSQTDYEVDLITTLTKLSTLGQQINYEAYTYPRQKIEFSKLKL, from the exons ATGGGCATGTCTTTCCTCTCCACCGTCCCCTCTATTGTTCCTGTTGTTCCAGTCCCATATGTTACTGCACCTAGATTTACCACTTATTCG AGTGGTATTCGTTGTCATAAAACTGAAACCCATGTTAGCGGTGAGGATGGTTTCGGCAGACGAGATGTTCTAAGAAGCTTTGGTGCTACGATTGGCATG GGATTAATAGTAAGCTCGGGTTCCTTCGTTGATATGGCTAGTGCAGCTGATTTGATACAACTCAGACAGCGCTCGGAATTTCTTT CAAGTGTTAAGCAGACCATTTATAAAGCTATAAAG GGAAATCCGGATGTAATCCCGTCGATACTAACATTGGCGTTGAATGATGCTATGACTTATGACAAG GCTACAAAATCTGGTGGCCCAAATGGATCCATACGGTTCAG GTCAGAGATAAGCAGACCTGAAAATAAGAGCCTCGCTGCTGCAATGAGTTTGTTGGAGGAAGCAAAGAAGGAGATAGATTCATATTCCAAGGGCGGACCCATTTCCTATGCAGATTTAATTCAATATGCAG CCCAAAGCGCTATTAAGGCTACGTTTCTAGCATCTGCCATCCGCAAATGTGGTGGGAATGAAGAGAAAGGGAATTTGTTATACAGTGCTTATGGCTCAAATGGCCAG TGGGGCTTGTTTGATAAGCAATTCGGAAGGGCAGATACACAGCAGCCAGATCCAGAGGGAAGGATTCCTCAATGGGAGAAAGCAAGTGTCCAGGAAATGAAAGACAAGTTCTCAGCTGTTGGTTTTGGCCCTCGCCAG CTAGCTGTTATGTCTGCATTCTTGGGTCCTGATCAAATTGCAACAGAGACCTTATTAGCCACTGATCCAGATGTTACTCGATGGGTTGAGAAATACCAACGTAGCAGAGAGACTGTTTCTCAGACCGATTACGAG GTGGATCTTATCACCACTCTGACAAAATTAAGCACATTGGGCCAGCAAATAAATTACGAGGCATACACATATCCTCGACAGAAAATTGAGTTTAGCAAACTCAAATTATAG
- the LOC120009249 gene encoding uncharacterized protein LOC120009249: MRESVKILLNMMVFFGREEIKLLLEYATGSDNGDWKGISKEADFIVVILSSKRAPRNDYKGKNCKPTGFHTRKAAATCEMPCLVCRGLKIQDSACSRNAPAGF; the protein is encoded by the exons ATGCGTGAATCAGTTAAAATTCTTCTAAATATGATGGTTTTTTTTGGAAGAGAAGAGATTAAGTTGTTGCTTGAATATGCCACGGGGTCTGATAATGGGGACTGGAAGGGCATTTCGAAGGAAGCAGACTTCATCGTGGTCATCCTTTCGTCAAAGCGTGCCCCTCGTAATGACTACAAGGGCAAGAATTGCAAACCTACGGGTTTCCACACTCGCAAAG CTGCAGCAACATGTGAAATGCCATGTCTTGTCTGTAGAGGACTCAAAATTCAAGATTCAGCATGCTCCAGAAATGCTCCTGCTGGCTTCTAG